Proteins from a genomic interval of Phenylobacterium sp. LH3H17:
- a CDS encoding crotonase/enoyl-CoA hydratase family protein: MTTAIDVTTTDWTCFAVTIEDHVAHIQLKRPEAMNTMVRAFWNELPAIVKDIDHNARARVIVISSTGRHFSAGMDLAVFGGGGSTSQNQVQDRHINAEQQRHHIHWLQDCFGCLDDARIPVIVAIQGGCIGGAVDMTSACDIRYATADAFFCIQEINIGMTADVGTFPRLCKLIPEGWVREMAYTGRRMPAQKAKEIGWVNEVFDTHEQCVDHALVTAREIASKAPLAVAGSKVMINYARDHTIKDGLDYIAVWQTGMFSGAHMGEAFKAKAEKRDPVFQDLQPLRHEM; this comes from the coding sequence ATGACCACCGCCATCGATGTGACCACCACCGACTGGACCTGCTTCGCCGTCACCATCGAGGACCATGTCGCCCACATCCAGTTGAAGCGCCCCGAGGCCATGAACACCATGGTCCGCGCCTTCTGGAACGAGCTCCCGGCCATCGTGAAGGACATCGATCACAACGCCCGCGCCCGGGTGATCGTCATCTCGTCGACCGGCAGGCATTTCAGCGCCGGCATGGACCTGGCGGTGTTCGGCGGCGGCGGATCCACATCGCAGAACCAGGTGCAGGATCGCCACATCAACGCCGAGCAGCAGCGCCACCATATCCATTGGCTGCAGGACTGCTTCGGCTGTCTGGACGACGCGCGAATCCCGGTGATCGTGGCCATCCAGGGCGGCTGCATCGGAGGGGCGGTGGACATGACCAGCGCCTGCGACATCCGTTACGCCACCGCCGACGCCTTCTTCTGCATCCAGGAAATCAATATCGGCATGACCGCCGACGTCGGCACCTTCCCGCGGCTGTGCAAGCTGATCCCCGAAGGCTGGGTGCGCGAGATGGCCTATACGGGCCGCAGGATGCCCGCCCAGAAGGCCAAGGAGATCGGCTGGGTCAACGAAGTGTTCGACACCCATGAGCAGTGCGTCGACCATGCCCTGGTCACTGCCCGCGAGATCGCCTCCAAGGCGCCGCTGGCGGTCGCCGGGTCCAAGGTGATGATCAACTACGCCCGCGACCACACCATCAAGGACGGGCTGGATTACATCGCCGTATGGCAGACCGGCATGTTCTCCGGCGCCCATATGGGCGAGGCTTTCAAGGCCAAGGCCGAGAAGCGCGATCCGGTGTTCCAGGACCTTCAGCCCCTGCGCCACGAGATGTGA
- a CDS encoding CHAP domain-containing protein: MLKRPRALLGSLAAIAVMTLAPVSGAVADTYWQCVPFARLMSGVQIYGDAWTWWKQAVGKYDTGVSPKAGAVLCFKPNGKMRLGHVAVVSQVLTDRVIQISHANWSRIGGTRGQIEKDVTVIDVSPTGDWSQVKVWYDPVRDLGSSTYPTHGFIYQDAVAVRTASSGFNSAQSAAIAVAQGAANQVVSMVRPGAGPLQMLGQAADSTDRIAALIQAATQPSSED, from the coding sequence ATGCTGAAACGACCGAGAGCCCTTCTGGGTTCCCTGGCCGCCATAGCGGTTATGACCTTGGCGCCGGTGTCCGGCGCGGTCGCCGACACCTACTGGCAATGCGTGCCCTTCGCCCGGCTGATGTCTGGCGTGCAGATCTATGGCGACGCCTGGACCTGGTGGAAGCAGGCGGTCGGCAAGTACGACACGGGCGTTTCGCCGAAGGCCGGTGCGGTCCTCTGCTTCAAGCCGAACGGCAAGATGCGGCTGGGCCACGTGGCCGTGGTGAGCCAGGTGCTCACCGACCGGGTCATCCAGATTAGCCACGCCAACTGGTCGCGCATCGGCGGGACCCGCGGGCAGATCGAGAAGGACGTCACCGTCATCGACGTCTCGCCCACCGGCGACTGGTCGCAGGTCAAGGTCTGGTACGATCCCGTCCGCGACCTTGGCTCGTCCACCTATCCCACCCACGGCTTCATCTATCAGGACGCCGTGGCGGTCCGCACCGCCAGCTCCGGCTTCAACTCGGCCCAGAGCGCCGCCATCGCGGTGGCCCAGGGCGCGGCCAACCAGGTGGTCTCGATGGTCCGTCCGGGCGCGGGACCCCTGCAGATGCTGGGTCAGGCCGCGGACTCCACTGACCGGATCGCCGCCCTTATCCAGGCCGCCACCCAGCCGTCCTCGGAAGACTAG
- a CDS encoding magnesium transporter CorA family protein, with product MLNLLRRAAHGLLTEPTGADWRPPEDAIWIDLVSPTRDEELAVEAAFKIDLPTREEMAHLEPSSRLYQEAGATFLTATLLAHSQDQHPVPTPVTFVLARGVLITIRYEELRAFRIFGERCKHVHIVEGAEVLLELLDAVVERAAEVLERESSLVQETSVAIFNRPPSTAFAPMLSDLARAQSVTSMIRKSQLSLSRLANFAALAAELQEGEGRRGHLVSIQHDIQALTEHSGFLSNHISFLLDAALGLINIEQNSIIKFFSVVAVVFLPPTLVASIYGMNFDHMPELHWLLGYPFAMLLMALTAVAPFWWFKKKGWL from the coding sequence ATGCTGAACCTGCTTCGCCGAGCCGCGCACGGCCTGTTGACGGAGCCCACCGGCGCGGACTGGCGGCCGCCCGAGGACGCCATCTGGATCGATCTCGTCTCGCCCACGCGTGATGAAGAGCTGGCCGTCGAGGCGGCGTTCAAGATCGACCTTCCGACGCGTGAGGAGATGGCCCATCTGGAGCCGTCCTCGCGGCTCTACCAGGAGGCCGGGGCGACCTTCCTCACCGCGACCCTGCTGGCGCACAGTCAGGACCAGCATCCCGTCCCGACGCCGGTGACCTTCGTCCTGGCCCGGGGGGTGCTGATCACCATCCGCTACGAAGAGCTCCGGGCGTTTCGCATCTTCGGCGAGCGCTGCAAGCACGTTCATATCGTGGAGGGCGCCGAGGTCCTGCTCGAGCTCCTGGACGCCGTCGTCGAACGGGCCGCCGAGGTGCTGGAGCGGGAATCCAGCCTGGTGCAGGAGACCTCGGTGGCGATCTTCAATCGGCCGCCCTCCACCGCCTTCGCTCCCATGCTCAGCGACCTGGCGCGCGCCCAGTCGGTGACCTCGATGATCCGCAAGAGCCAGCTTTCCCTAAGCCGGCTGGCCAACTTCGCCGCCCTGGCCGCCGAGCTGCAGGAGGGCGAGGGCCGCCGCGGCCACCTGGTCTCGATACAGCACGACATCCAGGCGCTTACCGAGCATTCCGGCTTCCTGTCGAACCACATCTCGTTCCTGCTCGACGCGGCCCTGGGCCTGATCAACATCGAGCAGAACAGCATCATCAAGTTCTTCTCGGTGGTCGCCGTGGTGTTCCTGCCGCCCACCCTGGTGGCCTCGATCTACGGCATGAACTTCGACCACATGCCGGAACTGCATTGGCTGCTCGGCTATCCGTTCGCCATGTTGCTGATGGCGTTGACCGCCGTCGCGCCCTTCTGGTGGTTCAAGAAGAAGGGCTGGCTGTAG
- a CDS encoding NIPSNAP family protein, translating into MVTCHIRYVVDPDKLAEFEAYARMWIPLVTKFGGTHHGYFLPSEGASDIAVALFSFPSLAAYETYRAAAATDPECQAAIAFNDLHRTFLRYDRSFMRPVLS; encoded by the coding sequence ATGGTCACCTGCCACATCCGCTACGTCGTCGACCCTGACAAACTCGCCGAGTTCGAAGCCTATGCGCGGATGTGGATCCCACTGGTGACCAAGTTCGGCGGAACCCACCACGGATATTTCCTGCCGTCGGAGGGCGCCAGCGACATTGCGGTCGCCCTGTTCAGCTTCCCCAGCCTGGCCGCCTACGAGACCTATCGAGCCGCCGCGGCGACCGACCCGGAATGCCAGGCCGCCATCGCGTTCAACGACCTGCACCGCACCTTCCTGCGTTACGATCGCAGCTTCATGCGCCCTGTGCTGTCTTAG
- a CDS encoding cupin domain-containing protein produces MSDEIPEDGWKHSGVRVIPGDQLDDNTPQTPGMHRAAAINFARVGAQKLWAGTVHIHADAKTGAHHHGPLESVIYVLKGRARMRWGEKLEFTAEAGPGDFIYVPPFVPHQEINASTNETLECVLVRSDNEAVVVNLDIEPVERPEGVAWIDPIHRA; encoded by the coding sequence ATGTCCGACGAGATCCCCGAAGACGGCTGGAAGCACAGCGGGGTCCGCGTGATTCCCGGCGACCAGCTCGACGACAACACCCCCCAGACGCCGGGCATGCACCGGGCGGCGGCGATCAACTTCGCCCGGGTCGGAGCCCAGAAGCTGTGGGCCGGGACCGTCCATATCCATGCCGACGCCAAGACCGGCGCCCATCATCACGGGCCGCTGGAGAGCGTGATCTATGTGCTGAAGGGCCGGGCGCGGATGCGCTGGGGCGAGAAGCTGGAATTCACCGCCGAGGCCGGCCCCGGCGACTTCATCTATGTGCCGCCCTTCGTGCCGCACCAGGAGATCAACGCCTCCACCAATGAGACGCTGGAGTGCGTGCTGGTGCGCAGCGACAATGAGGCCGTGGTGGTCAATCTGGACATCGAACCCGTCGAGAGGCCCGAGGGCGTGGCCTGGATCGATCCGATCCACAGGGCTTAG
- a CDS encoding pentapeptide repeat-containing protein yields MSAVASIFRSIDPDRLRQALDLHRRYLSGRTGGRRANLSYLDLSHLKLEKIDLRDADLTGARLNGALMIGANLAGAVLFGADLRDIDLRKANLAKADLRGASLRGANLADANLAGCDLREGRIALQDRVQGFRYLDHAGGPGELSFAVLSGANLTGAQMTNANALATDFTEANLAGASLGGARLIKARLDGADLTGADIAGADLSGASLRRAVLVRVDLSFATVEGADLSEALHTPPAVVYVDDRPLVGLVNAHEAYCVSGGGAGEAVRLDGVDFRPMRNLRRRKLSGLHAPGSVFLGLDMEGIELQGADLSRCDLRGANLRGADLRGARLIDAQLGRANLRGAQLGPLEIGPGRYVRTDLSRAILRHADLRTAHARRARFLGADLHEARMDLCDLAGAELEV; encoded by the coding sequence ATGTCAGCCGTCGCCAGTATATTCCGCAGTATCGACCCAGATCGGTTGCGACAGGCGCTCGACCTGCACCGGCGTTATCTTTCCGGCCGCACGGGCGGCCGGAGGGCGAATCTCAGTTACTTGGACCTTAGCCATCTCAAGCTTGAGAAGATCGACCTGCGCGACGCCGACCTGACCGGCGCGCGGCTGAACGGCGCCCTGATGATCGGGGCCAATCTGGCCGGTGCGGTGCTGTTCGGCGCCGACCTGCGCGACATCGACCTGCGCAAGGCCAACCTGGCCAAGGCCGACCTACGCGGCGCATCCCTGCGCGGCGCCAACCTGGCCGACGCCAACCTGGCCGGCTGCGACCTGCGCGAGGGCCGCATCGCCCTGCAGGACCGCGTCCAGGGCTTCCGCTATCTCGACCATGCCGGCGGGCCTGGGGAGCTCTCCTTCGCCGTCCTGTCCGGCGCCAATCTCACCGGCGCGCAGATGACCAACGCCAACGCGCTCGCCACCGACTTCACCGAGGCCAATCTGGCAGGCGCGTCCCTGGGCGGTGCGCGGCTGATAAAGGCCCGCCTGGACGGCGCCGACCTCACCGGCGCCGACATCGCCGGGGCCGACCTCTCGGGCGCGTCGCTGCGGCGCGCCGTGCTGGTGCGGGTGGACCTCTCGTTCGCCACGGTGGAGGGCGCGGACCTCTCGGAGGCGCTGCACACCCCGCCGGCCGTGGTCTATGTGGACGACCGGCCGCTGGTGGGCCTGGTCAACGCCCACGAGGCCTATTGTGTCAGCGGCGGCGGCGCGGGCGAGGCGGTCCGCCTCGACGGGGTGGACTTCCGCCCGATGCGCAACCTCAGGCGCCGCAAGCTCAGCGGCCTGCACGCACCCGGCTCGGTGTTCTTGGGCCTCGACATGGAGGGGATCGAGCTGCAGGGGGCGGACCTCTCCCGCTGCGACCTGCGCGGCGCGAACCTGCGGGGGGCCGACCTCCGTGGAGCCAGGCTGATCGACGCCCAACTCGGCCGGGCCAATCTGCGCGGGGCCCAGCTTGGACCCCTGGAGATCGGCCCGGGCCGTTATGTGCGCACGGACCTGTCGCGGGCGATCCTGCGCCACGCCGACCTGCGCACGGCCCACGCCCGCCGCGCCCGGTTCCTGGGCGCCGACCTGCATGAGGCGCGGATGGATCTGTGCGACCTGGCGGGGGCGGAGCTGGAGGTCTAG